Proteins from one Flavobacterium sp. N2038 genomic window:
- a CDS encoding TlpA family protein disulfide reductase → MKKTLLILGFLCCVVTSSKAQVVGVEVGDIAPEIDLPDTKGNNIALTSFRGSLVLIDFWASWCGPCIKEQPLLKKLYTAYPDKLSIYSVSMDTKKPLWIGAIAKGKLPWTQVSDLQYWKSPAALDYMLQSVPLNFLIDKNGIILAKNIHGKALEDMVNSLLTPQQN, encoded by the coding sequence ATGAAAAAAACATTACTCATTTTAGGATTCTTATGTTGTGTAGTAACCAGCTCAAAAGCCCAGGTTGTTGGTGTTGAAGTTGGAGATATTGCTCCCGAAATTGATCTTCCGGACACAAAAGGAAATAATATTGCTCTTACATCATTTAGAGGTTCTTTGGTTTTAATCGACTTTTGGGCATCATGGTGTGGCCCATGTATTAAAGAACAACCTTTATTAAAGAAGTTATATACTGCTTATCCTGATAAATTATCGATTTACAGTGTTTCTATGGATACCAAAAAACCTTTGTGGATTGGTGCCATCGCAAAAGGAAAATTGCCATGGACACAAGTAAGTGATTTACAATACTGGAAATCTCCAGCTGCTTTAGATTATATGCTACAATCAGTTCCTTTGAATTTTTTAATTGATAAAAACGGAATCATATTAGCTAAAAATATTCATGGGAAAGCATTAGAAGATATGGTTAACAGTTTGTTGACCCCGCAACAAAACTAG
- a CDS encoding ArsR/SmtB family transcription factor, translating to MENIEIFKALSNKSRLQMLEWLKEPEINFPGQLEHGGFEHGVCVGQIQAKAGLTQSTVSEYLSILQRAGFIEAKRVGQWTYYKRNEGAFEALSKLIQSNL from the coding sequence ATGGAAAATATAGAAATTTTTAAAGCTTTATCAAATAAGTCCAGACTACAAATGCTGGAATGGCTTAAAGAACCCGAAATTAACTTTCCCGGCCAGCTTGAGCATGGTGGATTTGAACACGGAGTCTGTGTGGGACAAATTCAGGCCAAAGCCGGCTTAACACAATCTACAGTTTCAGAATATCTGTCTATTTTACAACGTGCAGGCTTTATAGAGGCTAAACGTGTTGGACAATGGACTTACTATAAACGTAACGAAGGTGCCTTTGAAGCACTCAGTAAATTAATTCAATCTAATTTGTAA
- a CDS encoding NADH:flavin oxidoreductase, producing MSTNNLFSPFNLKTLNLKNRIVMAPMTRSFSPNGVPTNEVASYYQKRAEGEVGLILSEGTVIDRPSSSNDANVPHFYGTESLKGWEKVINEVHAAGGQMGPQIWHMGIMDNHHSGWVPPVPFEGPSGLNRPDFRNGITMSEKDIEDTILAFGKAAADAKRLGFDTIEIHGAHGYLIDQFFRAETNLRTDIYGGKTLPERNRFAIEVVKEVRRQVGNDFAVIMRFSQFKPSDYNYKLAKNPQELEAWLTPLVDAGVDILHASQRRFWEPEFEDSDLNFAGWAKKVTGAPTITVGSVGLSSDFFGAFAGESSEPTSLEELNRRFDRGDFDLVAVGRPLLSDPNWVAKIKAGQLDQLKGFSKEALGQLILE from the coding sequence ATGAGTACAAACAACCTATTTTCGCCATTTAACTTAAAAACGTTAAATCTTAAAAATCGAATCGTAATGGCGCCAATGACGCGCTCATTTTCTCCAAACGGAGTTCCAACTAACGAAGTTGCTTCTTACTATCAAAAAAGAGCTGAAGGTGAAGTTGGTTTAATATTATCTGAAGGTACTGTAATTGACAGACCTTCCTCATCAAACGATGCTAATGTTCCTCATTTTTATGGCACAGAATCATTAAAAGGCTGGGAAAAAGTAATTAATGAAGTTCATGCTGCCGGCGGACAAATGGGGCCACAAATCTGGCATATGGGAATTATGGATAATCATCATTCGGGATGGGTTCCTCCTGTTCCTTTTGAAGGACCGTCCGGATTAAATCGTCCTGATTTCAGAAACGGAATTACTATGTCTGAAAAAGACATAGAAGATACTATTCTGGCTTTTGGAAAAGCTGCAGCTGATGCTAAAAGATTAGGTTTTGATACTATCGAAATTCACGGTGCACACGGATATTTAATTGATCAGTTTTTCAGGGCTGAAACTAACTTACGTACTGACATTTATGGTGGGAAAACTTTGCCAGAGCGTAACCGTTTTGCTATTGAAGTGGTAAAAGAAGTTAGAAGACAAGTAGGAAATGATTTTGCTGTAATCATGAGATTTTCTCAATTTAAACCTTCTGATTATAATTATAAACTGGCGAAAAACCCACAAGAATTAGAAGCCTGGCTTACACCACTTGTTGATGCAGGAGTTGATATTCTGCACGCTTCTCAACGCAGATTCTGGGAACCAGAGTTTGAAGATTCTGATTTGAACTTTGCAGGATGGGCTAAAAAGGTGACCGGAGCTCCAACAATTACGGTTGGTTCTGTTGGTCTTTCCAGTGATTTCTTTGGTGCATTTGCGGGAGAAAGTTCTGAGCCAACATCTTTAGAAGAATTAAACAGACGTTTTGACCGAGGCGATTTTGATTTAGTTGCTGTTGGAAGACCTCTTTTATCTGATCCAAACTGGGTTGCTAAAATTAAAGCGGGGCAATTAGATCAGTTAAAAGGTTTCAGTAAAGAAGCTTTGGGTCAATTGATTTTAGAATAA
- a CDS encoding acyltransferase family protein, which translates to MSSISMDIKPKKHYEILDGLRGVAALLVVIFHILETFNEGSRFKQIMNHGYLAVDFFFLLSGFVVAYAYDDRWGKMGQWEFYKRRLIRLQPMVIMGMIIGALFYYFQASDTVFPMIAGMEVWKVILTMVIGFTLLPIPPSLEIRGWGEMHPLNGPAWSLFFEYIANILYALFFRKFSNKVLGVFVVIFAGMLINYTVFGPKGDVIGGWSLNLEQMNVGFTRLLYPFFAGVLLSRLGKLIHVKGAFWICSIMIVVVFSIPRIGDENSLWMNGLYESFCIILMFPLIVAIGAGGEIKNPLSLKICKALGDISYPIYIIHYPLIYWYTAWVFENKIPLKDGYIIGIGVLISSIVIAYLCLKLYDEPVRNWLQKKVQKRKPVIVEIAE; encoded by the coding sequence ATGAGTTCAATTTCAATGGACATTAAACCAAAAAAGCATTATGAAATTTTAGACGGCCTGCGCGGAGTAGCCGCTCTTTTAGTAGTTATTTTTCACATTTTAGAAACTTTTAATGAAGGAAGCCGCTTTAAGCAAATCATGAATCACGGTTATCTCGCGGTCGATTTCTTCTTTCTTTTATCCGGTTTTGTTGTGGCCTACGCCTATGACGACCGTTGGGGGAAAATGGGTCAATGGGAATTTTACAAACGACGCTTAATCCGTTTGCAGCCCATGGTCATTATGGGGATGATTATTGGAGCTTTGTTTTATTATTTTCAGGCTTCAGACACAGTATTTCCAATGATAGCAGGAATGGAAGTCTGGAAAGTAATTTTAACCATGGTAATTGGATTTACATTACTTCCAATTCCGCCGTCTTTAGAAATAAGAGGCTGGGGAGAAATGCATCCGCTAAATGGACCTGCATGGTCACTTTTCTTTGAGTATATTGCCAATATTCTATACGCACTATTCTTCCGTAAATTCTCTAATAAAGTATTAGGAGTATTTGTTGTAATCTTTGCAGGAATGCTGATTAATTATACCGTTTTTGGGCCAAAAGGAGATGTTATTGGCGGCTGGTCATTGAATCTGGAACAAATGAATGTTGGTTTTACCCGTTTATTATATCCGTTTTTTGCCGGAGTCTTACTTTCCCGTTTAGGAAAGTTGATCCATGTAAAAGGAGCATTTTGGATTTGCAGTATTATGATTGTTGTAGTATTCAGTATACCAAGAATTGGAGACGAGAATAGTTTATGGATGAATGGTCTATACGAATCATTCTGTATTATTCTAATGTTCCCGTTAATTGTTGCCATTGGAGCAGGAGGAGAGATAAAGAATCCGCTTTCGCTGAAAATATGTAAAGCCCTGGGAGATATTTCGTATCCAATTTACATCATACATTATCCATTAATTTATTGGTACACAGCCTGGGTATTCGAGAATAAAATTCCTCTAAAAGACGGTTATATTATAGGAATCGGAGTTTTAATTTCCAGCATCGTAATTGCATATTTATGTCTGAAGCTGTATGATGAACCAGTACGTAATTGGCTTCAGAAGAAGGTTCAAAAAAGAAAACCTGTTATTGTCGAAATTGCCGAATAA
- a CDS encoding DUF1349 domain-containing protein, protein MKKNILVVLGLFLVQNLSAQSLNKMQWFNEPEKWEIKNNALIMNVTANSDYWRISHYGFTVDDAPFYYANYGGEFEAKVKLTGNYIARFDQMGLMIRVDEKNYIKTGVEFVDGKFNISTVVTHDKSDWSVTTLDKAPPFVWIKVVRRLDAVEVFFSYDDKNYILTRNAPLQDNKPVMVGLMAASPDGKGFEAKFENFKVTHLPDQRRLEWLKNHQE, encoded by the coding sequence ATGAAAAAAAATATACTTGTAGTATTGGGTTTGTTTTTGGTACAAAACCTTTCGGCGCAAAGCCTGAATAAAATGCAATGGTTTAATGAACCTGAAAAATGGGAAATTAAAAACAACGCTTTGATTATGAATGTTACTGCCAATAGTGATTACTGGCGTATTTCGCATTACGGTTTTACAGTTGATGACGCACCATTTTACTACGCTAATTACGGAGGAGAATTTGAAGCTAAAGTAAAACTGACCGGAAATTACATCGCCCGTTTTGACCAAATGGGATTAATGATTCGCGTTGATGAAAAAAACTATATCAAAACCGGAGTTGAATTTGTAGATGGGAAATTTAATATAAGTACAGTCGTAACGCACGATAAAAGCGACTGGAGTGTTACTACTCTGGATAAAGCGCCACCATTTGTATGGATAAAAGTCGTGAGAAGATTAGATGCTGTTGAGGTTTTCTTTTCCTATGATGACAAAAATTATATTCTAACCAGAAATGCCCCATTGCAAGATAATAAGCCTGTTATGGTAGGTTTAATGGCTGCATCTCCGGACGGAAAAGGTTTTGAAGCCAAATTTGAAAATTTCAAAGTAACACACTTACCGGATCAACGCAGATTAGAATGGCTTAAAAATCATCAGGAATAA
- a CDS encoding glycoside hydrolase family 3 C-terminal domain-containing protein translates to MFKNVKTIVVLVLLSSFGLNAQNKVPVYLDDKMPINERVEDALKRMTTEEKIAIIHAQSKFSSPGVKRLGIPENWMTDGPHGIRTEVKWDEWDQAGWTNDSCIAFPALTALSATWNKDLASLYGKSIGEEARYRNKNVLLGPGVNIYRSPLNGRNFEYMGEDPFLASKMVVPYIKGVQANGVAACVKHFALNNQETNRNSVNVIVDDRALYEIYLPAFKAAVQEGDVWSIMGSYNKYKGQQCCHNEYLLNDILRGEWGFKGVVVSDWGGVSDTKQAIHNGLDMEFGSWTNGLSWGTSNAYDNYFLAKPYSEMIRKGEVGTKELDEKVRRVLRLAFLTTMDKNRPFGSFGTQEHADAGRKIAEEGIVLLQNTNNILPINLSKTKKIAVIGENAIKMMTVGGGSSSLKARYEITPLEGLKKRIGNQAEIVYARGYVGDPTSNYNGVIAKVSLEEKRPQAELTAEALKIAKDADIVLFIGGLNKSENQDDEGHDRAALGLPYGQDKLISELAKVNKNIVFVNISGNAVAMPWVKEVPGIVQGWFLGTEAGNALANVLVGDVNPSGKLTFTFPVKLADNGAHALGEFPGGDEVKYNEGIFVGYRWADKQKVKPLFSFGHGLSYTTFAYGKVTADKKQLAAGDKISFSVKVKNTGNREGAETVQLYISDLKSSLPRPIKELKGFEKVLLKAGEEKTVTFTVDKTALSFFDDKKHDWVAEPGDFEAIVGASSTDIKSKVIFSLQ, encoded by the coding sequence ATGTTTAAAAACGTTAAAACAATCGTTGTTTTAGTTTTATTGAGTTCATTCGGATTGAATGCGCAAAATAAAGTTCCGGTTTATCTTGATGATAAAATGCCAATTAATGAGCGCGTAGAAGATGCGCTTAAGCGAATGACAACCGAGGAGAAAATTGCCATTATCCATGCACAGTCTAAATTTAGTTCTCCTGGAGTAAAACGTCTTGGAATTCCTGAAAACTGGATGACCGACGGACCACACGGAATTCGTACAGAGGTTAAATGGGATGAATGGGATCAGGCAGGATGGACAAACGACTCTTGTATTGCTTTTCCGGCCCTTACAGCCCTTTCTGCAACCTGGAACAAAGATTTGGCTTCTTTATATGGTAAATCTATTGGAGAAGAAGCACGTTACCGTAACAAAAATGTATTATTAGGACCAGGAGTAAACATTTACAGAAGCCCATTAAACGGCCGTAACTTCGAATATATGGGAGAAGATCCGTTTTTAGCTTCAAAAATGGTGGTTCCTTATATAAAAGGTGTACAGGCAAACGGAGTTGCCGCTTGTGTAAAACATTTTGCTTTAAACAATCAGGAAACAAACCGAAATTCTGTAAACGTAATTGTTGATGATCGTGCTTTGTACGAAATCTATCTTCCGGCCTTTAAAGCGGCAGTTCAGGAAGGGGATGTTTGGTCAATTATGGGCTCTTATAATAAATACAAAGGGCAACAATGTTGTCATAACGAATATTTGTTAAATGACATTCTTCGTGGAGAATGGGGTTTCAAAGGAGTTGTGGTGTCAGATTGGGGCGGAGTAAGCGATACCAAACAAGCTATTCATAATGGCCTGGATATGGAATTTGGTTCATGGACAAACGGCCTTTCATGGGGAACAAGTAATGCTTATGATAACTACTTTTTAGCAAAACCATATTCTGAAATGATCAGAAAAGGAGAAGTAGGAACAAAAGAACTAGACGAAAAAGTACGTCGTGTACTTCGTTTAGCTTTCTTAACTACAATGGATAAAAATCGTCCTTTTGGATCGTTTGGAACTCAGGAACATGCAGATGCAGGACGTAAAATTGCTGAAGAAGGAATTGTATTATTACAGAACACCAATAACATTTTGCCAATTAACCTTTCTAAAACAAAGAAAATTGCGGTAATTGGTGAAAATGCAATCAAAATGATGACTGTTGGAGGTGGAAGTTCGTCTCTAAAAGCAAGATATGAAATTACTCCACTTGAGGGTTTAAAGAAAAGAATTGGTAATCAGGCTGAAATTGTGTACGCTCGTGGTTATGTTGGTGATCCGACAAGTAATTATAATGGCGTAATTGCAAAAGTAAGTTTAGAAGAAAAACGTCCGCAGGCAGAATTAACTGCTGAAGCTTTAAAAATTGCTAAAGATGCAGATATTGTTCTTTTTATTGGAGGTTTAAATAAAAGCGAAAATCAGGATGACGAAGGACATGATCGTGCAGCATTAGGATTGCCTTATGGTCAGGATAAATTAATCAGTGAGTTAGCAAAAGTAAATAAGAATATTGTTTTTGTAAATATTTCAGGAAATGCTGTGGCAATGCCATGGGTAAAAGAAGTTCCGGGAATTGTTCAGGGATGGTTTTTAGGTACAGAAGCAGGAAACGCTTTGGCAAATGTTTTGGTTGGAGATGTAAACCCTTCAGGGAAACTTACTTTTACTTTCCCGGTAAAATTAGCAGATAACGGTGCACACGCATTAGGGGAATTTCCTGGTGGTGACGAGGTAAAATACAACGAAGGAATTTTTGTTGGTTACCGTTGGGCAGACAAGCAAAAGGTAAAACCTTTATTTTCTTTTGGTCACGGGTTAAGCTATACCACTTTTGCTTATGGAAAAGTAACAGCCGATAAAAAACAATTAGCTGCCGGAGATAAAATTTCATTCTCTGTAAAAGTAAAAAATACGGGAAACAGAGAAGGAGCTGAGACTGTACAATTGTACATTAGTGATTTAAAATCTTCATTACCACGCCCGATTAAGGAATTAAAAGGATTTGAGAAAGTTTTGCTTAAAGCAGGAGAAGAAAAAACAGTAACTTTTACAGTTGATAAAACTGCATTAAGTTTCTTTGACGATAAAAAACATGACTGGGTTGCCGAGCCAGGTGATTTTGAAGCTATTGTTGGAGCCTCTTCAACAGATATAAAATCTAAAGTGATTTTTTCACTTCAATAA
- a CDS encoding DUF6377 domain-containing protein has translation MKNPFLFLFIVLICCTVNATESTDDILTNLNLALQNKAHYVRLKEERILNFKKIKSDNLTKEQEYNYNKALYAEYQKFNSDSAIFYVKKNLKLAAELQNKELSDLANLQLVTLYSSSGKYRESEAILKSIDKKKLSASLLPTYYVAYREFFEHYAANSYDAKYIQQIRSYRDSLLTVLDPNTLNYKINKIQQGISQKKFVSSQKQLLILLKNIKEDNPQYAMITYLLGNIYENTNQLELRKKYYALSATADIKNANKDNASLQELALVFYKIGDVDMAYKLTQSAIEDALYCNVQFRTLLMSEVYSIINTVYLEKEAKRKTELQLYLLCISLLSVFLIAAVIYVYKQMKKVSRIRGELYETSQELARLNQDITKTNEQLQERNAQLSESNHIKEEYIAHFFSLCSTYINKLENYRIILNKKATAKQFDEIYKILKSTTLVDNELEELYKNFDIIFLNLYPTFVKDFNELLTKDEQIILKQGELLNTELRIFALIRLGITDSVKIAAFLRYSLSTIYNYRTRGRNKAAVSRNDFEEMVMKIGLITLKS, from the coding sequence TTGAAAAATCCATTTCTGTTTCTTTTTATCGTTCTTATTTGCTGTACTGTTAATGCGACGGAAAGTACAGATGATATTCTGACGAACTTAAATCTGGCCTTGCAAAACAAAGCACATTATGTTCGGTTAAAGGAAGAACGGATTTTAAATTTCAAAAAAATAAAGTCCGATAATTTAACCAAAGAACAGGAATACAATTACAATAAAGCATTGTATGCTGAATATCAAAAATTCAATTCGGATTCGGCTATTTTTTATGTTAAAAAGAATCTGAAACTTGCCGCTGAACTTCAAAATAAAGAATTGTCTGATCTGGCCAATTTGCAATTGGTTACGCTTTACTCTTCTTCTGGAAAATACCGGGAGTCTGAAGCAATTCTAAAAAGTATCGACAAAAAGAAACTGTCAGCTTCTTTATTGCCCACTTATTACGTTGCGTATCGTGAGTTTTTTGAGCATTATGCTGCAAATAGCTACGATGCAAAATACATTCAGCAAATTCGCAGCTATAGAGATTCTTTATTGACAGTCCTGGATCCAAATACTTTAAATTACAAAATCAATAAAATTCAACAGGGAATTTCGCAGAAAAAATTTGTCAGCTCTCAAAAGCAGTTGCTAATTTTATTAAAAAACATCAAAGAAGATAATCCCCAATATGCGATGATAACGTATCTGTTGGGCAATATTTATGAAAACACAAACCAGCTTGAACTGAGAAAAAAATATTATGCACTTTCTGCAACAGCAGATATCAAAAATGCTAATAAAGACAATGCTTCACTTCAGGAACTGGCCTTAGTATTTTATAAAATTGGCGATGTAGATATGGCTTATAAACTGACACAATCAGCCATTGAAGATGCCCTGTATTGTAATGTTCAGTTTAGAACCCTGTTAATGTCTGAAGTGTATTCGATCATTAATACCGTTTATTTAGAGAAAGAAGCCAAACGAAAAACAGAATTGCAGCTTTATTTGTTGTGTATAAGTTTACTGTCTGTATTTTTGATTGCAGCAGTGATTTATGTTTACAAACAAATGAAAAAAGTTTCCAGAATTCGTGGAGAGCTTTATGAAACTAGTCAAGAACTAGCCAGACTAAATCAGGACATTACCAAAACCAACGAGCAGCTTCAGGAACGTAATGCGCAATTGTCTGAATCAAATCATATTAAAGAAGAATATATTGCTCATTTCTTTAGTCTTTGTTCTACTTATATCAATAAACTAGAAAACTACCGTATTATTTTAAACAAAAAAGCAACAGCAAAACAGTTTGACGAAATCTATAAAATTCTAAAATCAACAACTTTAGTTGATAATGAACTGGAAGAATTGTACAAGAATTTTGATATTATCTTTTTGAATTTATATCCCACTTTCGTGAAAGACTTTAACGAGTTGCTTACTAAAGACGAGCAAATAATTTTAAAACAAGGAGAATTGTTAAATACGGAGCTTCGCATTTTTGCACTGATTCGTTTAGGAATTACAGATAGTGTCAAAATAGCAGCCTTTCTTCGTTACTCATTAAGTACAATTTATAATTATCGAACAAGAGGCAGAAATAAAGCTGCTGTTTCCCGAAATGATTTTGAAGAAATGGTCATGAAAATTGGTTTAATTACATTGAAATCATAA
- a CDS encoding 5-carboxymethyl-2-hydroxymuconate Delta-isomerase codes for MPHFIIDCSENVIRLKSPDEIMQEVFDSASSTGLFPLSEIKVRINPFSYYNNGNSLDDFIHVFGYIMEGRNSEQKSNLSQGIITRLNTLLPEVSVISINISDFEKASYFNKTMI; via the coding sequence ATGCCACATTTTATAATTGATTGTTCCGAAAATGTAATACGATTAAAATCTCCGGATGAAATAATGCAAGAGGTTTTTGATTCGGCTTCATCAACAGGGCTTTTTCCACTCTCGGAAATTAAAGTACGCATAAACCCATTTAGTTATTACAATAACGGAAATAGTCTGGATGATTTCATACACGTTTTTGGATACATCATGGAGGGCCGAAATTCTGAACAGAAAAGCAATTTATCTCAAGGTATTATAACCCGTTTAAATACTTTACTTCCTGAGGTTTCTGTTATTTCAATTAATATTAGTGACTTTGAAAAGGCTAGTTATTTTAATAAAACGATGATTTAA
- a CDS encoding acyl-CoA dehydrogenase, translating to MKISKLQAFTPLFYLVWSDDLLTQKEFSTLKEFINSLNVLSEEEKDYLLSKVDISNPPSRNELTQWKLDIEKSIQDKSSIKSIFDIAKALSGNDLDLTPIESDFTKLENDLGVLGEEVIQSFKTKVNSLTAGSQVSSDFDVKKITELLDGKEAPIIKRVKAIISRPEFAYETSTDIHVFRQTVYNWCKILAKENLGNMAYPKEYGGGGNIEDYFAIMETLSYHDLSLVIKFGVQFGLWGMSVQSLGTEKHYAKYLKDIGSLKLPGCFAMTETHHGSNVKGLETTATYNHNDQTFIIHTPNKNAQKEYIGNAAVHGQMATVFAKLIIDDHDYGVNAFVVPLRDSNGNVVKGVTIGDCGHKMGLNGVDNGTISFDHVVIPKDNMLDRFASVNENGEFESPIPSDNRRFFTMLGTLVGGRIGIPRSALAAAKSGLTIAIRYSDQRRQFGPEGGSEVPILNYRMHQRRLLPNLAKTYAVHFALQYLTSRFLNRTEAEMQEIEALAAGMKSYSTWNTRDILQECREACGGKGYLSENRIDALKNDTEIYTTFEGDNTVLMQLVAKNRLSEFRKAFGEMGAAGIINYVYENAKTALAEKNPIATRRTDEEHLLDGEFHLQAFVHREKTIIASAAKRIKKLIDGGLDAYDAFNVVQHQMIDVAQAYLERVVLEQFQLAVKSVEDQKTKEILTRLNQLYALSQLEKNKGWFLEDGYMEAVKTKAVRKMVNQLCWDIRPDAVALVNAFDIPESCLAAPIAV from the coding sequence ATGAAAATTTCCAAACTTCAAGCCTTTACTCCGTTGTTTTATTTAGTGTGGTCTGATGATCTTTTGACTCAGAAAGAGTTTTCGACACTAAAAGAGTTCATAAATTCCTTAAATGTTTTATCAGAAGAAGAAAAAGATTATTTACTTTCTAAAGTAGATATTTCAAATCCGCCTTCGCGAAATGAACTCACGCAATGGAAATTGGATATCGAAAAAAGTATTCAGGATAAATCATCCATTAAGTCGATTTTTGATATTGCAAAAGCACTTTCAGGAAATGATTTAGATTTGACACCAATAGAATCAGATTTTACAAAACTCGAAAACGATCTTGGAGTTTTAGGTGAAGAAGTAATTCAGAGTTTTAAAACCAAAGTCAATTCTCTTACGGCGGGGTCACAAGTAAGTTCTGATTTTGATGTTAAGAAGATTACGGAGCTTTTGGACGGAAAAGAAGCTCCAATCATCAAAAGAGTAAAAGCGATTATTTCCAGACCGGAATTCGCTTATGAGACATCAACAGATATCCATGTATTTAGACAAACTGTATACAATTGGTGTAAAATCCTGGCCAAAGAAAACCTTGGAAATATGGCCTATCCGAAAGAATATGGCGGTGGAGGAAACATAGAAGATTATTTTGCCATTATGGAAACGCTGAGTTATCACGATTTGAGTCTGGTAATAAAATTTGGCGTTCAGTTTGGACTTTGGGGCATGAGCGTTCAATCGTTAGGAACCGAGAAACATTATGCCAAATACTTAAAAGATATTGGTTCGCTTAAACTTCCGGGTTGTTTTGCGATGACCGAAACACATCACGGATCAAATGTAAAAGGACTGGAAACTACGGCAACTTACAATCATAACGATCAGACTTTTATTATTCATACACCCAATAAAAATGCACAGAAAGAATATATAGGCAACGCGGCCGTTCACGGGCAAATGGCAACGGTTTTTGCAAAACTAATTATTGACGATCATGATTATGGCGTAAATGCTTTTGTAGTGCCATTGCGTGATTCAAACGGAAATGTTGTAAAAGGCGTAACTATTGGCGATTGCGGACATAAAATGGGGTTAAACGGAGTAGATAACGGAACCATTAGTTTTGATCATGTCGTGATTCCAAAAGACAATATGCTCGATCGTTTTGCTTCTGTAAATGAAAACGGAGAGTTTGAAAGCCCGATTCCGAGTGATAATCGTCGATTCTTTACCATGTTAGGGACTTTGGTAGGAGGCAGAATCGGAATTCCGCGTTCAGCTTTGGCTGCAGCCAAATCAGGATTAACAATCGCCATTCGCTACAGCGATCAAAGAAGACAATTTGGACCTGAAGGCGGCTCAGAAGTTCCGATTTTAAATTACAGAATGCATCAGAGAAGGTTATTGCCTAATTTGGCTAAAACATATGCTGTTCATTTTGCACTTCAATATTTAACCAGCAGATTTTTAAACCGAACCGAAGCCGAAATGCAGGAAATAGAAGCTTTGGCAGCCGGAATGAAATCCTATTCAACCTGGAATACAAGAGATATTCTACAGGAATGTCGTGAAGCCTGCGGAGGAAAAGGATATTTGTCTGAAAACCGAATTGATGCCTTAAAAAATGACACCGAAATTTATACCACTTTTGAAGGTGATAACACCGTTTTAATGCAATTGGTAGCCAAAAATCGTTTATCTGAATTTAGAAAAGCATTTGGTGAAATGGGAGCAGCCGGAATTATAAATTATGTTTATGAAAATGCTAAAACGGCACTGGCAGAGAAAAATCCCATTGCAACCCGCAGAACAGATGAAGAACATTTATTAGATGGTGAATTTCATCTGCAGGCGTTTGTTCACAGAGAAAAAACAATTATAGCATCTGCAGCAAAACGTATTAAAAAATTAATAGATGGAGGTTTAGATGCTTATGATGCTTTTAATGTAGTGCAGCATCAAATGATAGATGTGGCGCAGGCCTATTTGGAACGGGTTGTTTTAGAGCAATTTCAATTAGCAGTTAAATCAGTTGAAGATCAGAAAACAAAAGAAATACTAACCAGATTAAATCAGCTATATGCACTTTCTCAATTAGAAAAAAACAAAGGCTGGTTTTTGGAAGATGGGTATATGGAAGCGGTAAAAACAAAAGCAGTTCGAAAAATGGTCAATCAGTTATGCTGGGATATTCGTCCTGATGCGGTGGCTTTGGTAAATGCTTTTGATATTCCTGAGAGTTGTTTGGCGGCGCCAATTGCTGTTTAG